TAGTAGTCCTGTTTATCACTCTAAATCTGCTTTCCTTTTATTATTTCCCTCTTACAGGTTACCAAAATTCCGGTGGGATATAATATGGCTTCCTTTTGGCCCTTTGAGGTATTACCTGCATATGAATTTTGCTTTTTATTTAGTACCAATTCAAACTTAGAGAGTATGAAAATGATGAGCAGTGATGGAATGGTTGGCATTTGGAGCATATATTATTACTCATGGGATTATCATATGTGGAGAGCTATTTCCAAGGCACCATTTTAGATTTCAGTTtatttatgtaattttttttttgacaaatatGTCTTGTTCTTTGCAGTGGTGCTGGGATCTGCCTCTATGTAGACCATCTGCTGATGGAGTCACTACAAGATATTAGAAAGTTGCGCAGCTACATGTATAACTACAAAACCTTATGATTTGCATGTTCCGTTTTTAGGGAGTCTTCCAGCAAATTTCTTCTGTATACAAGAATTTGCTATTGGTaaaaaagagggggaaaaaaaggaaaacatgcATCCACTTCTTAGCCAGTCCTCTTCCTGTATTCGAATTTACCAGAAACCTGGTTTCTGGATGCCATTTCATAGTTCTAGATAGCAGCTATTCTTACCTTTCTGAATTACAGTGTGGCATGGTGAGTTAATGTGGAAAATGGTTCTCATTCATGATGACCAATTTGCATGCTTCACAGAAGTCCTAATTGAGCTCATCCATTGCAGCAAAGCCCATTTAGATATTGTTCACCAAAAATGAAGAGTTGCCGTTTTCTTCTGTTTCTTACACCCCAAACTGCTTTTATATTTCCTCAGGGTTCGGGCCTTAATATCCAGCACCAAATCTAGAATAACTAGGTCATTAGTTGCTCCTAGAGTAATTTTATGTTTCAAGTCTCCCTATATACTGAGGGATATTTCTTTGTGCGATGGTAAAAAGATTTGGATCGACAATCAGAGCGGTCCGGGTTCAAGTTCTGGGATAATCATTTTGTACGAAAACTATGTGAAAAGTTATATCTCTTCAGTCCTCCTGTTTTAGGATCTTGGGGTATAGGGACCTTAACTTGGTAATGGTCCTTCAGTCTCTCTACACATTATGAGAAGGCCATGAATGGATCGAGAGCAATAGCTTTTCACATAGCCTCAATGATGATGACATCTTAAGTTCAGTGGCAAAACCTCACCACAACCGAACACtaacatttacatccaataaaaCATTTGGAGAGCCTATGCATGAGCCTTCTGGGTCCTAGCAGTGGCATGAGAGCCATGTTCCCCTTTTCCATGTCCCAATGACTTGGCAGCCAAATTCCCAAACTTCTGAAGCTTCTGGTGCACAGCATCATAGGGGCCGACGGTTCGGATGGGCGACACACACAAGCCAATAGCATCAAGGTACCAACCGCTCCTTCCGCTAAAGCCAACAATCATCCCTCCATCCATTGGGAATGTGAATGGCGTCCCCTCTTCAACTCCGAAAGGCCCGAAAGCCCTCTGATTACTCTTGAACGTAAGCGATCGAATCACGGGTGAACCACTGTGTACCACCGGAGAATAGTGCCCGCTTACTGATGTCAGGAACTCCTCCGGGTAATGCAGTTTGACCTGCAGTGTTCCATAAACAATGTAAATTTGAAGCATAGAAACTAGAAGCATGATCCTTCTAGGCTGCGAAGTTTTACATAATAATAAGCACGAGATGATAAAACATCGGTATACCATGTAGCATAGAAACTAGAAGCATGATCCTTCTAGGCTGCGAAGTTTTACATAACAATAAGCATGAGACGATCAGCATACCATGTAGCATAGAAACTAGAAACATGATCCTTCTAGCTGCGAAGTTTTACATAACACTAAGCACGAGACGATAAAACATCAGTATACCATGTAGCATAGAAATTAGAAGCATGATCCTTCTATGCTGCAAAGTTTTACATAACAATATGCATGAGACGATCAGCATACCATGTAGCATAGAAACTAGAAACATGATCCTTCTAGCTGCGAAGTTTTACATAACACCACGAGACGTTAAAACATCAGTATACCATGTAGCATAGAAACTAGAAACATGATCCTTCTAGGTTGCAAAGTTTTACATAAAAATAAGCACGAGACGATAAAACATCAATATACCATGTGATCGTTTGTTTCATAACTATTATGGATCCAACATGTATCTCAGAAGACATAACTTCAGTAATTATGGCATAAGAAATCAGTTCTTCAAATATAATAGAAGATATAGTTGACATAGAGACATACCTGGACTGTGAGGTTGCCCCCAACTCCTCCATGCTTTTCTGCCAAAACAGGCTTCCCATTCTTGTCATACAAGACCCGAATCGAGTCGATGCACCGATCGTAGACCAGATATATCTCTCGAACTCCACTGTAGCTGCCATCATCCCAAGGACTTCCACCATGGCCGCCCCAAGGGCCTACTTTAACCGTCTTGCTCGAGCCGGCAACCTTCTTCTGAGAATGCTTATCAGACACAGCACAAACATGTTATCTGTTAGAGATTTTGTTGCCAAGAATTTTGAGAAATAAATGTTTTGACTTACTCGCCAACTCACCAAGGTGGAGACTAATTACTGATAGATTTATTAAAAACACTTTAAACTACGACGAAAACTTTGCATGTTTGCATGGGCACCTCAGAGAATCAGAACCAAATGACAAACAGTGTTAAAAAATGAGCTagcaggaaaggaaaaaaagatgtCCGAACAACATAGCCCAAAATTCAATGCTTAAGACAATTTGCCCAAGATTTAATAACAGGGTTGGCGCATCCGacaggggttgtatctttcgcactAACGAAGGATTTACCTTCCTTCGTGggaatccaccgttggatcgcGCAAGGATGGCTTAGAGATCTGTGCAGAGTGCG
This portion of the Phoenix dactylifera cultivar Barhee BC4 chromosome 11, palm_55x_up_171113_PBpolish2nd_filt_p, whole genome shotgun sequence genome encodes:
- the LOC103719297 gene encoding jacalin-related lectin 19 isoform X2, whose protein sequence is MKKVAGSSKTVKVGPWGGHGGSPWDDGSYSGVREIYLVYDRCIDSIRVLYDKNGKPVLAEKHGGVGGNLTVQVKLHYPEEFLTSVSGHYSPVVHSGSPVIRSLTFKSNQRAFGPFGVEEGTPFTFPMDGGMIVGFSGRSGWYLDAIGLCVSPIRTVGPYDAVHQKLQKFGNLAAKSLGHGKGEHGSHATARTQKAHA
- the LOC103719297 gene encoding jacalin-related lectin 19 isoform X1; its protein translation is MHSQKKVAGSSKTVKVGPWGGHGGSPWDDGSYSGVREIYLVYDRCIDSIRVLYDKNGKPVLAEKHGGVGGNLTVQVKLHYPEEFLTSVSGHYSPVVHSGSPVIRSLTFKSNQRAFGPFGVEEGTPFTFPMDGGMIVGFSGRSGWYLDAIGLCVSPIRTVGPYDAVHQKLQKFGNLAAKSLGHGKGEHGSHATARTQKAHA